One part of the Arabidopsis thaliana chromosome 1 sequence genome encodes these proteins:
- the SCAMP5 gene encoding SCAMP family protein (SCAMP family protein; FUNCTIONS IN: transmembrane transporter activity; INVOLVED IN: protein transport; LOCATED IN: mitochondrion, plasma membrane; EXPRESSED IN: 23 plant structures; EXPRESSED DURING: 14 growth stages; CONTAINS InterPro DOMAIN/s: SCAMP (InterPro:IPR007273); BEST Arabidopsis thaliana protein match is: secretory carrier 3 (TAIR:AT1G61250.1); Has 679 Blast hits to 677 proteins in 107 species: Archae - 0; Bacteria - 0; Metazoa - 375; Fungi - 14; Plants - 225; Viruses - 0; Other Eukaryotes - 65 (source: NCBI BLink).) — translation MNRHHDPNPFDEDEEIVNPFSKGGGRVPAASRPVEYGQSLDATVDIPLDNMNDSSQKQRKLADWEAELRKKEMDIKRREEAIAKFGVQIDDKNWPPFFPIIHHDIAKEIPVHAQKLQYLAFASWLGIVLCLVFNVIATMVCWIKGGGVKIFFLATIYALIGCPLSYVLWYRPLYRAMRTDSALKFGWFFFTYLIHIGFCIVAAIAPPIFFHGKSLTGVLAAIDVISDSLLAGIFYFIGFGLFCLESLLSLWVLQKIYLYFRGNK, via the exons ATGAATCGCCACCACGATCCCAATCCTTTCGATGAGGACGAAGAAATCGTCAATCCTTTTTCG AAAGGTGGTGGAAGGGTTCCTGCTGCATCTAGGCCAGTTGAATATGGTCAAAGCCTTGATGCTACTGTTGATATTCCATTGGATAATATGAAT GACTCTTcacagaaacagagaaagcttGCTGACTGGGAAGCTGAGCTCaggaagaaagaaatg GATATAAAGCGAAGAGAGGAAGCTATTGCTAAAT TTGGTGTGCAGATAGATGATAAAAACTGGCCACCGTTTTTCCCAATCATACACCATGACATTGCTAAAGAGATACCAGTTCATGCACAAAAGCTGCAGTATCTGGCTTTCGCTAGTTGGTTAG GTATCGTTCTGTGTCTGGTATTCAATGTCATTGCAACGATGGTCTGCTGGATTAAAGGCGGAG gtgttaaaatctttttccTGGCCACAATATATGCATTGATCGGATGTCCACTCTCTTATGTACTATGGTACAGGCCACTCTACCGAGCCATGAG GACTGACAGTGCTTTGAAGTTTGGTTGGTTTTTCTTCACCTACTTG ATTCACATTGGCTTCTGCATCGTTGCTGCCATCGCCCCTCCAATCTTTTTCCATGGAAAATCATTAAC GGGTGTGCTTGCAGCAATTGATGTCATCTCAGACAGTTTATTAGCTGGG ATCTTCTACTTTATCGGATTCGGTCTCTTCTGCTTGGAGTCACTGCTGAGTCTATGGGTTCTTCAG AAAATTTACCTCTACTTTAGGGGAAACAAGTGA
- the NSI gene encoding nuclear shuttle interacting (nuclear shuttle interacting (NSI); FUNCTIONS IN: N-acetyltransferase activity; INVOLVED IN: pathogenesis, metabolic process, spread of virus in host; LOCATED IN: nucleus, chloroplast; EXPRESSED IN: 25 plant structures; EXPRESSED DURING: 13 growth stages; CONTAINS InterPro DOMAIN/s: GCN5-related N-acetyltransferase, C-terminal (InterPro:IPR022610), GCN5-related N-acetyltransferase (InterPro:IPR000182), Acyl-CoA N-acyltransferase (InterPro:IPR016181); BEST Arabidopsis thaliana protein match is: Acyl-CoA N-acyltransferases (NAT) superfamily protein (TAIR:AT1G26220.1); Has 2138 Blast hits to 2138 proteins in 615 species: Archae - 23; Bacteria - 1688; Metazoa - 2; Fungi - 19; Plants - 107; Viruses - 0; Other Eukaryotes - 299 (source: NCBI BLink).), with protein sequence MLLIPISSSSSSSIPPPNSYPSNHHSLFFSNLTFPIQHGSRKLKTLRLRANFWESIRSGFVKNNNSTQLVEPPSIVNDEEEETEPLLPVEFTLVERNLEDGLVEEIIFSSGGEIDVYDLQGLCDKVGWPRRPLVKLAAALKNSYMVATLHSVMKSSSDSDSSEGGDGEKQQEKKLIGMARATSDHAFNATIWDVLVDPEYQGQGLGKALVEKLVRALLQRDIGNISLFADSQVVDFYQNLGFEADPEGIKGMFWYPK encoded by the exons atgcTACTAATcccaatttcttcttcttcgtcttcgtctaT CCCTCCTCCTAATTCATATCCATCGAATCAtcactctctgtttttctccaATCTCACATTCCCAATTCAACATG GAAGTAGAAAGTTGAAGACTTTGCGACTCAGAGCCAATTTCTGGGAGTCAATCCGATCTGG GTTTGTGAAGAATAATAATAGTACGCAACTTGTGGAACCACCTTCTATAGtcaatgatgaagaagaagagactgaGCCATTGTTACCTGTGGAATTTACTTTAGTTGAGAGAAATCTTGAAGATGGTTTAGTTGAAGAGATCATATTTTCTTCTGGTGGTGAGATTGATGTTTATGATCTTCAAGGTCTTTGTGATAAG GTGGGATGGCCAAGGAGACCGTTAGTGAAACTAGCTGCTGCTTTGAAGAATAGTTATATGGTTGCTACTTTGCATTCTGTAATGAAGTCATCATCAGATTCAGATTCATCAG AAGGCGGGGATGGGGAGAAGCAGCAGGAGAAGAAGCTTATTGGTATGGCACGTGCGACGTCGGATCATGCCTTTAATGCTACAATTTGGGATGTTCTTGTTGATCCTGAATATCAg GGTCAAGGGCTAGGTAAAGCTCTTGTTGAAAAACTTGTAAGGGCTCTTCTTCAAAGAGATATTGGTAACATATCTCTGTTTGCAGATAGTCAAG TTGTGGATTTCTATCAGAACTTGGGGTTTGAGGCTGATCCAGAAGGCATCAAAGGCATGTTTTGGTACCCAAAGTAG
- the LrgB gene encoding uncharacterized protein (membrane protein, putative; LOCATED IN: chloroplast, chloroplast inner membrane, membrane, chloroplast envelope; EXPRESSED IN: 21 plant structures; EXPRESSED DURING: 13 growth stages; CONTAINS InterPro DOMAIN/s: LrgB-like protein (InterPro:IPR007300); Has 3603 Blast hits to 3592 proteins in 1271 species: Archae - 22; Bacteria - 3356; Metazoa - 0; Fungi - 58; Plants - 57; Viruses - 0; Other Eukaryotes - 110 (source: NCBI BLink).), translating into MATLLATPIFSPLASSPARNRLSCSKIRFGSKNGKILNSDGAQKLNLSKFRKPDGQRFLQMGSSKEMNFERKLSVQAMDGAGTGNTSTISRNVIAISHLLVSLGIILAADYFLKQAFVAASIKFPSALFGMFCIFSVLMIFDSVVPAAANGLMNFFEPAFLFIQRWLPLFYVPSLVVLPLSVRDIPAASGVKICYIVAGGWLASLCVAGYTAIAVRKMVKTEMTEAEPMAKPSPFSTLELWSWSGIFVVSFVGALFYPNSLGTSARTSLPFLLSSTVLGYIVGSGLPSSIKKVFHPIICCALSAVLAALAFGYASGSGLDPVLGNYLTKVASDPGAGDILMGFLGSVILSFAFSMFKQRKLVKRHAAEIFTSVIVSTVFSLYSTALVGRLVGLEPSLTVSILPRCITVALALSIVSLFEGTNSSLTAAVVVVTGLIGANFVQVVLDKLRLRDPIARGIATASSAHGLGTAALSAKEPEALPFCAIAYALTGIFGSLLCSVPAVRQSLLAVVG; encoded by the exons ATGGCTACTCTTTTAGCCACTCCTATCTTCTCTCctttagcttcttctccaGCAAGGAACCGTCTTTCTTGCTCTAAGATCCGTTTCGGTTCCAAAAATGGGAAAATTCTCAATTCTGATGGTGCCCAGAAGTTGAATCTCTCAAAATTCCGTAAACCCGATGGCCAAAGATTTCTACAAATGGGTTCTTCTAAAGAGATGAACTTTGAGAGAAAACTCTCAGTCCAAGCTATGGATGGTGCAGGAACAGGAAACACATCAACGATCTCTCGTAAC GTAATTGCGATAAGTCACTTGTTGGTATCACTTGGGATCATTCTTGCTGCAGACTATTTCTTGAAGCAGGCGTTTGTAGCAGCGTCTATTAAGTTCCCAAGTGCTTTGTTTGGGATGTTCTgtattttctctgttcttatgatatttgattcGGTTGTTCCTGCTGCTGCAAATGGTTTGATGAATTTCTTCGAGCCTGCGTTTCTGTTTATCCAAAGATGGCTTCCTTTGTTCTATGTTCCTTCTCttgttgttcttcctctttctgTTAGAGATATTCCGGCTGCTTCAGGTGTCAAAATCTGCTACATTGTAG CCGGTGGATGGTTGGCGTCACTTTGTGTAGCAGGGTACACAGCTATTGCAGTGagaaaaatggtgaaaaccGAAATGACGGAAGCCGAGCCTATGGCAAAACCATCACCATTTTCAACACTTGAGCTATGGAGTTGGAGTGGAATCTTTGTTGTGTCGTTTGTTGGTGCTCTGTTTTACCCTAATTCATTGGGGACAAGTGCAAGAACTTCTCTCcctttccttctttcttcaactGTGCTAGGTTACATTGTAGGTTCTGG GTTGCCATCTTCTATTAAGAAAGTTTTCCATCCGATAATCTGCTGCGCGCTATCTGCAGTACTTGCTGCTCTAGCTTTTGGGTATGCTTCAGGATCTGGACTTGATCCTGTTTTAG GAAACTACCTTACCAAAGTAGCATCAGATCCTGGTGCTGGTGACATCTTAATGGGTTTTCTTGGCTCTGTCATTCTCTCTTTCGCTTTCTCCATgttcaaacaaagaaag CTCGTGAAGAGGCACGCAGCTGAGATCTTCACATCTGTGATAGTTTCAACGGTATTCTCGCTCTACTCCACTGCTCTTGTTGGACGTTTAGTCGGTTTAGAACCTTCTTTAACGGTTTCAATCCTACCTCGCTGCATCACGGTTGCATTGGCCCTTAGCATTGTATCACTCTTTGaag GGACCAATTCGTCTCTTACAGCAGCTGTAGTCGTTGTGACTGGTCTGATTGGAGCTAACTTTGTACAAGTTGTTCTTGACAAACTGCGTTTACGTGATCCAATTGCTCGGGGAATTGCAACTGCTTCAAG TGCTCATGGACTTGGAACAGCAGCTTTGTCGGCTAAGGAGCCAGAGGCTCTTCCCTTTTGTGCAATAGCTTATGCTCTTACCGGAATCTTCGGATCGTTACTGTGTTCTGTTCCTGCCGTCCGACAGAGTTTGCTAGCGGTCGTCGGCTGA
- the NSI gene encoding nuclear shuttle interacting (nuclear shuttle interacting (NSI); FUNCTIONS IN: N-acetyltransferase activity; INVOLVED IN: pathogenesis, metabolic process, spread of virus in host; LOCATED IN: nucleus, chloroplast; EXPRESSED IN: 25 plant structures; EXPRESSED DURING: 13 growth stages; CONTAINS InterPro DOMAIN/s: GCN5-related N-acetyltransferase, C-terminal (InterPro:IPR022610), GCN5-related N-acetyltransferase (InterPro:IPR000182), Acyl-CoA N-acyltransferase (InterPro:IPR016181); BEST Arabidopsis thaliana protein match is: Acyl-CoA N-acyltransferases (NAT) superfamily protein (TAIR:AT1G26220.1); Has 2159 Blast hits to 2159 proteins in 620 species: Archae - 23; Bacteria - 1709; Metazoa - 2; Fungi - 19; Plants - 107; Viruses - 0; Other Eukaryotes - 299 (source: NCBI BLink).) — MLLIPISSSSSSSISPPPNSYPSNHHSLFFSNLTFPIQHGSRKLKTLRLRANFWESIRSGFVKNNNSTQLVEPPSIVNDEEEETEPLLPVEFTLVERNLEDGLVEEIIFSSGGEIDVYDLQGLCDKVGWPRRPLVKLAAALKNSYMVATLHSVMKSSSDSDSSGGDGEKQQEKKLIGMARATSDHAFNATIWDVLVDPEYQGQGLGKALVEKLVRALLQRDIGNISLFADSQVVDFYQNLGFEADPEGIKGMFWYPK; from the exons atgcTACTAATcccaatttcttcttcttcgtcttcgtctaT TAGCCCTCCTCCTAATTCATATCCATCGAATCAtcactctctgtttttctccaATCTCACATTCCCAATTCAACATG GAAGTAGAAAGTTGAAGACTTTGCGACTCAGAGCCAATTTCTGGGAGTCAATCCGATCTGG GTTTGTGAAGAATAATAATAGTACGCAACTTGTGGAACCACCTTCTATAGtcaatgatgaagaagaagagactgaGCCATTGTTACCTGTGGAATTTACTTTAGTTGAGAGAAATCTTGAAGATGGTTTAGTTGAAGAGATCATATTTTCTTCTGGTGGTGAGATTGATGTTTATGATCTTCAAGGTCTTTGTGATAAG GTGGGATGGCCAAGGAGACCGTTAGTGAAACTAGCTGCTGCTTTGAAGAATAGTTATATGGTTGCTACTTTGCATTCTGTAATGAAGTCATCATCAGATTCAGATTCATCAG GCGGGGATGGGGAGAAGCAGCAGGAGAAGAAGCTTATTGGTATGGCACGTGCGACGTCGGATCATGCCTTTAATGCTACAATTTGGGATGTTCTTGTTGATCCTGAATATCAg GGTCAAGGGCTAGGTAAAGCTCTTGTTGAAAAACTTGTAAGGGCTCTTCTTCAAAGAGATATTGGTAACATATCTCTGTTTGCAGATAGTCAAG TTGTGGATTTCTATCAGAACTTGGGGTTTGAGGCTGATCCAGAAGGCATCAAAGGCATGTTTTGGTACCCAAAGTAG
- the PRK gene encoding phosphoribulokinase (phosphoribulokinase (PRK); FUNCTIONS IN: protein binding, phosphoribulokinase activity, ATP binding; INVOLVED IN: response to cold, defense response to bacterium, biosynthetic process, peptidyl-cysteine S-nitrosylation; LOCATED IN: in 8 components; EXPRESSED IN: 24 plant structures; EXPRESSED DURING: 15 growth stages; CONTAINS InterPro DOMAIN/s: Phosphoribulokinase/uridine kinase (InterPro:IPR006083), Phosphoribulokinase (InterPro:IPR006082); BEST Arabidopsis thaliana protein match is: uridine kinase-like 5 (TAIR:AT3G27440.1); Has 6197 Blast hits to 6197 proteins in 2200 species: Archae - 37; Bacteria - 4118; Metazoa - 341; Fungi - 129; Plants - 1120; Viruses - 2; Other Eukaryotes - 450 (source: NCBI BLink).) → MAVSTIYSTQALNSTHFLTSSSSSKQVFLYRRQPQTNRRFNTLITCAQETIVIGLAADSGCGKSTFMRRLTSVFGGAAKPPKGGNPDSNTLISDTTTVICLDDYHSLDRYGRKEQKVTALDPRANDFDLMYEQVKALKNGIAVEKPIYNHVTGLLDPPELIQPPKILVIEGLHPMFDERVRDLLDFSIYLDISNEVKFAWKIQRDMAERGHSLESIKASIEARKPDFDAFIDPQKQYADAVIEVLPTTLIPDDNEGKVLRVRLIMKEGVKYFSPVYLFDEGSTISWIPCGRKLTCSYPGIKFNYEPDSYFDHEVSVLEMDGQFDRLDELIYVESHLSNLSTKFYGEVTQQMLKHADFPGSNNGTGLFQTIVGLKIRDLYEQLIANKATARAEAKA, encoded by the exons atggCTGTCTCAACTATCTACTCAACACAAGCTCTCAATTCAACTCATTTCTTaacctcttcttcctcctccaaaCAAGTCTTCCTCTACCGTCGTCAACCACAAACCAACCGTAGATTCAACACACTCATCACTTGCGCACAAGAAACCATCGTGATCGGACTAGCTGCTGACTCTGGCTGCGGCAAAAGTACCTTTATGCGGAGGCTCACCAGCGTCTTTGGTGGCGCTGCTAAGCCACCAAAAGGCGGGAACCCTGATTCCAACACACTCATCAGCGACACGACCACTGTGATCTGTCTTGATGATTACCATTCTTTGGATAGGTACGGTAGGAAAGAGCAGAAAGTCACCGCTTTGGACCCACGCGCCAATGACTTTGATCTCATGTATGAGCAAGTCAAAGCTCTTAAGAATGGTATAGCCGTCGAGAAACCGATTTATAACCATGTCACTGGACTTCTTGACCCTCCGGAGCTTATTCAGCCTCCTAAGATTCTTGTCATCGAAGGTCTTCACCCAAT GTTTGATGAGCGAGTAAGAGACTTACTAGACTTCAGTATCTACTTGGACATTAGCAACGAAGTCAAATTCGCTTGGAAAATTCAG AGGGACATGGCTGAAAGAGGTCACAGTTTGGAGAGCATCAAAGCGAGTATCGAAGCCCGAAAGCCCGACTTCGATGCATTCATCG ACCCGCAAAAGCAGTACGCGGATGCGGTCATAGAAGTGCTTCCTACGACTCTGATCCCAGATGACAACGAAGGGAAAGTGTTGAGAGTGAGATTGATAATGAAGGAAGGTGTTAAGTACTTCAGCCCGGTTTACCTGTTCGATGAAGGTTCAACCATCTCGTGGATTCCTTGCGGCCGCAAACTCACTTGCTCGTACCCTGGCATCAAGTTCAACTACGAACCTGACTCCTACTTCGACCATGAG GTATCAGTTTTGGAGATGGATGGACAATTTGATAGACTGGACGAGCTGATTTACGTGGAAAGTCACTTGAGCAACCTCTCGACCAAATTCTACGGAGAAGTCACTCAACAAATGCTCAAACATGCTGATTTCCCGGGTAGCAACAACGGTACTGGTCTTTTCCAAACCATTGTTGGATTGAAGATCAGAGATCTCTATGAGCAGCTCATTGCCAACAAAGCCACTGCTCGTGCAGAAGCTAAAGCCTAA
- the NSI gene encoding nuclear shuttle interacting (nuclear shuttle interacting (NSI); FUNCTIONS IN: N-acetyltransferase activity; INVOLVED IN: pathogenesis, metabolic process, spread of virus in host; LOCATED IN: nucleus, chloroplast; EXPRESSED IN: 25 plant structures; EXPRESSED DURING: 13 growth stages; CONTAINS InterPro DOMAIN/s: GCN5-related N-acetyltransferase, C-terminal (InterPro:IPR022610), GCN5-related N-acetyltransferase (InterPro:IPR000182), Acyl-CoA N-acyltransferase (InterPro:IPR016181); BEST Arabidopsis thaliana protein match is: Acyl-CoA N-acyltransferases (NAT) superfamily protein (TAIR:AT1G26220.1); Has 35333 Blast hits to 34131 proteins in 2444 species: Archae - 798; Bacteria - 22429; Metazoa - 974; Fungi - 991; Plants - 531; Viruses - 0; Other Eukaryotes - 9610 (source: NCBI BLink).), with protein MLLIPISSSSSSSISPPPNSYPSNHHSLFFSNLTFPIQHGSRKLKTLRLRANFWESIRSGFVKNNNSTQLVEPPSIVNDEEEETEPLLPVEFTLVERNLEDGLVEEIIFSSGGEIDVYDLQGLCDKVGWPRRPLVKLAAALKNSYMVATLHSVMKSSSDSDSSEGGDGEKQQEKKLIGMARATSDHAFNATIWDVLVDPEYQGQGLGKALVEKLVRALLQRDIGNISLFADSQVVDFYQNLGFEADPEGIKGMFWYPK; from the exons atgcTACTAATcccaatttcttcttcttcgtcttcgtctaT TAGCCCTCCTCCTAATTCATATCCATCGAATCAtcactctctgtttttctccaATCTCACATTCCCAATTCAACATG GAAGTAGAAAGTTGAAGACTTTGCGACTCAGAGCCAATTTCTGGGAGTCAATCCGATCTGG GTTTGTGAAGAATAATAATAGTACGCAACTTGTGGAACCACCTTCTATAGtcaatgatgaagaagaagagactgaGCCATTGTTACCTGTGGAATTTACTTTAGTTGAGAGAAATCTTGAAGATGGTTTAGTTGAAGAGATCATATTTTCTTCTGGTGGTGAGATTGATGTTTATGATCTTCAAGGTCTTTGTGATAAG GTGGGATGGCCAAGGAGACCGTTAGTGAAACTAGCTGCTGCTTTGAAGAATAGTTATATGGTTGCTACTTTGCATTCTGTAATGAAGTCATCATCAGATTCAGATTCATCAG AAGGCGGGGATGGGGAGAAGCAGCAGGAGAAGAAGCTTATTGGTATGGCACGTGCGACGTCGGATCATGCCTTTAATGCTACAATTTGGGATGTTCTTGTTGATCCTGAATATCAg GGTCAAGGGCTAGGTAAAGCTCTTGTTGAAAAACTTGTAAGGGCTCTTCTTCAAAGAGATATTGGTAACATATCTCTGTTTGCAGATAGTCAAG TTGTGGATTTCTATCAGAACTTGGGGTTTGAGGCTGATCCAGAAGGCATCAAAGGCATGTTTTGGTACCCAAAGTAG